Genomic DNA from Roseburia intestinalis L1-82:
TTACAATATTACCGATATCTGCGATTGCTTTTGAGGTCTGGTCTGCAAGACTTCCGATCTCTGTTGCAACAACTGCAAATCCACGTCCTGCTTCTCCGGCTCTCGCAGCCTCAATACTTGCATTCAATGCTAAAAGTCCGGTCTGGGAAGAAATTTCCATAATGGTGTTAGTCAGCTCATTGATCTTTTCAACTGCCTTTGATCCCTCGATCGCCTTTTCGGATTTTTCTTTCACATTCGTATACATTTCCATGGTACGGTTACTTGCAGTTACTGTCTTATTACACAGATTCTTTGCTCTGTCCATAACCTCATTGGAAACATCTGCACCTTTTTCAGCCATTTCTGTAAGTCTGTCAGCTTCCTCTTTCATGGTGCCGACATTTTCATTGATATTTACAGTCGTTGCTGCAGTCTCCTGCATACCCGCTGCAAGCTGCTGGCTGGTTGCGGAGTTATCTGAGCACATGTGATCCACCGTCTCAGTTACCTGTTTTAATCCATCTACATTTCCGGTAATCTGCTGGCTTGCTGTGTCAATATTTGCAACCATTTCACGCAGATTTCTTCTCATAGCACGGAGTTCCCGCGCCATAAAACCGGTTTCGTCTGTTCTTTTACATAAACCGTCACTCTTTGCATTATGACTGAAATTCAGATCTGCAGTATTTTTGATAATCTCTGTCAGATGTTCCAGTGGTGTACAGATGAAGCGGCTTAACAGATATCCAATAATCACACAGACAACAAGTGTAATTCCTGCTGTTATACTCATAAACCAGATCATCTGATTAACCGGTTTTACAATCTCATCTTTGTCAGCAGTTACAACCACGATCATATGGTCTGGTGTCAGCGCATATCCGGCATACTT
This window encodes:
- a CDS encoding methyl-accepting chemotaxis protein — translated: MKQEKVTFIHSISAKITLLAVFIVVVSLVGSVINASSKSRKVVENVNSNYILSLAEMGAQTIGNIPADIATDEEYSKIISEINMTGVESAYAYLVSEDGTMIYHPTADKIGQPVENTVVKEVVSQLASGTVPEDAVVEYEFNGGIKYAGYALTPDHMIVVVTADKDEIVKPVNQMIWFMSITAGITLVVCVIIGYLLSRFICTPLEHLTEIIKNTADLNFSHNAKSDGLCKRTDETGFMARELRAMRRNLREMVANIDTASQQITGNVDGLKQVTETVDHMCSDNSATSQQLAAGMQETAATTVNINENVGTMKEEADRLTEMAEKGADVSNEVMDRAKNLCNKTVTASNRTMEMYTNVKEKSEKAIEGSKAVEKINELTNTIMEISSQTGLLALNASIEAARAGEAGRGFAVVATEIGSLADQTSKAIADIGNIVKAVNEAVGNMTECLSETTGFLETTVLEDYKEFEQVGAQYQDDADVFKSNMNQVKDSMLQLSDLIESIAQALSGINDTVGEAAVGVSDIASKTSGMVEKTGATHDMVSECYSCADELREIVGKFVLR